A portion of the Sinobacterium caligoides genome contains these proteins:
- the pilB gene encoding type IV-A pilus assembly ATPase PilB, with amino-acid sequence MSQPSISPLNGLARRLVKEGLLDEERARHAWQQAHSDRQPFVSYLVQQQLVPARTIAELASDEFGNPLFDLASLNPEAMPNDLIDPKLIERHRAVPLFKRGTRLFIGVSDPTNFRAQDEIQFHTGLSTEAVLVDEDQLTLLITNLADNTEDTDVDFGDLDDSLEDLDIGPDTQEKEQDDGNGSDDTPIVKFVNKMLLDAIKMGASDLHFEPYEKSYRVRFRTDGVLKEIARPPLTLAGKLSARLKVMSEMDISERRMPQDGRIKLKLSRKRSIDFRVNTLPTLWGEKIVLRILDPSSAQMGIEALGYDDDQKEMYLAALHQPQGMILVTGPTGSGKTVSLYTGLNILNTAERNISTAEDPVEINLEGINQVHVKAKIGLNFSEALRSFLRQDPDVIMVGEIRDLETAEIAIKAAQTGHMVMSTLHTNSAAETVTRLLNMGVPAFNLATTVSLIIAQRLARRLCKHCAEDFSDAPREMLLKEGFTEQDLDTMTLKKPSSNGCSQCNNGYKGRVGIYEVVRITDNLARIIMEEGNSIDIADQARREGFNDLRRSALLKAAAGLTSLEEVNRVTKD; translated from the coding sequence ATGAGCCAGCCCAGTATTTCCCCCCTCAACGGCCTCGCCCGACGCCTGGTCAAAGAGGGCCTGCTCGATGAGGAGCGCGCGCGCCACGCCTGGCAACAGGCACACAGCGATCGGCAGCCATTTGTCAGTTATTTAGTACAGCAACAGCTGGTACCGGCGCGCACCATCGCCGAACTGGCCAGCGACGAGTTTGGCAATCCGCTGTTCGACCTCGCCAGCCTCAACCCAGAGGCCATGCCCAACGACTTGATCGACCCCAAGCTGATCGAGAGACACCGCGCGGTGCCGCTGTTCAAGCGCGGCACGCGACTGTTTATCGGTGTCTCCGACCCCACCAATTTCCGCGCCCAGGATGAGATCCAGTTTCACACCGGGCTCAGTACCGAGGCGGTACTGGTCGACGAGGATCAGCTAACCCTGCTGATCACCAACCTCGCCGATAATACCGAGGACACCGACGTCGACTTCGGCGACCTCGACGACAGCCTGGAAGACCTCGACATTGGTCCCGATACCCAGGAGAAAGAACAGGACGACGGCAACGGCAGCGACGACACGCCGATCGTCAAGTTCGTCAACAAGATGCTGCTCGACGCCATCAAGATGGGCGCCTCCGACCTGCACTTTGAACCCTACGAGAAATCCTACCGGGTGCGCTTTCGCACCGACGGCGTACTAAAAGAGATCGCCCGGCCGCCGCTAACCCTCGCCGGTAAGCTGTCGGCGCGATTGAAGGTGATGTCGGAGATGGACATCTCCGAGCGACGCATGCCGCAGGATGGCCGCATCAAGCTGAAACTGTCGAGGAAGCGCTCCATCGACTTCCGCGTCAACACCCTGCCGACGCTGTGGGGCGAGAAGATCGTACTGCGGATCCTCGACCCCAGCAGTGCCCAGATGGGCATCGAGGCGCTCGGTTACGACGACGATCAGAAAGAGATGTACCTCGCCGCGCTGCATCAGCCCCAGGGCATGATCCTAGTCACCGGCCCCACCGGTAGTGGCAAGACCGTGTCGCTGTACACCGGCCTCAACATCCTCAACACCGCCGAGCGCAACATCTCCACCGCCGAAGACCCCGTCGAGATCAACCTCGAGGGCATCAACCAGGTGCACGTCAAGGCCAAGATCGGCCTCAACTTCTCCGAGGCGCTGCGCTCCTTCCTGCGTCAGGATCCCGACGTCATCATGGTCGGTGAGATTCGTGACCTGGAGACCGCCGAGATCGCCATCAAGGCGGCACAGACCGGTCACATGGTGATGTCGACGCTACACACCAACAGCGCCGCCGAGACCGTCACCCGCTTACTCAACATGGGCGTACCGGCCTTCAACCTCGCCACCACCGTCAGCCTAATTATCGCCCAGCGCCTGGCTCGACGCCTGTGTAAACACTGCGCCGAAGACTTCAGCGACGCCCCCCGCGAGATGCTATTAAAAGAGGGCTTCACCGAGCAAGACCTCGACACCATGACGCTGAAGAAACCCAGCAGTAATGGCTGCTCACAGTGCAACAACGGCTACAAAGGGCGTGTCGGTATTTATGAAGTGGTTCGCATCACCGACAACCTCGCACGCATTATCATGGAGGAGGGTAACTCTATCGATATCGCCGACCAGGCACGCCGGGAAGGTTTCAACGACCTGAGACGCTCAGCGCTATTGAAAGCCGCCGCAGGATTAACCAGTTTAGAAGAAGTTAACCGAGTAACGAAGGATTAA
- a CDS encoding type II secretion system F family protein: protein MATATRNAAKGATYTWEGKDRQGRKTSGEISAASIALAKAQLRNQGIKNGKVRKKTKPLFSNKKPIKTSDITVFTRQLATMMKAGVPLMQSFEIVAEGLDNPTMAELVLEIRDDVAGGTSLAESLQKHPKYFDALFCSLIEAGEQSGALETMLDRVALYKEKSEAVKKKIKKAMTYPAAVVAVACIVTGILLIYVVPQFAETFGSFGAELPALTLFVLACSEFVQAYALLIVAAIVVAVVLFGQARQRSKPFADGLDRALLKAPIIGSVVYQSIMARFSRTLSTTFAAGVPLVDALDSVAGAAGNDVYYRAINKVKEEVTSGNTLNASIKATDLFPNLLIQMVAIGEESGALDEMLAKVANHYEEEVDNAVDSLTSLMEPLIMSVLGGVVGVLLLAMYMPIFTIGQVM from the coding sequence ATGGCCACTGCAACACGTAACGCCGCCAAGGGCGCCACCTATACCTGGGAGGGCAAGGATAGGCAGGGGCGCAAGACCAGTGGCGAAATAAGCGCCGCCTCGATCGCCCTCGCCAAGGCACAGCTGCGCAACCAAGGCATCAAGAATGGTAAGGTGCGTAAGAAAACCAAGCCACTGTTCAGCAATAAGAAGCCGATCAAAACCTCCGACATCACCGTCTTCACCCGCCAGCTGGCCACCATGATGAAGGCCGGCGTGCCGCTGATGCAGTCCTTCGAGATCGTCGCCGAGGGCCTCGACAACCCCACCATGGCCGAGCTGGTGCTGGAAATCCGTGACGACGTCGCCGGCGGCACCAGCCTCGCCGAGAGCTTGCAGAAACACCCTAAGTACTTCGACGCGCTGTTCTGCAGCCTGATCGAGGCCGGCGAGCAGTCCGGTGCGCTGGAGACCATGCTCGACCGCGTCGCCCTCTACAAAGAGAAGAGCGAGGCGGTGAAGAAAAAGATCAAGAAGGCGATGACCTACCCCGCCGCCGTGGTCGCGGTCGCCTGTATTGTCACCGGCATCCTATTGATCTACGTGGTGCCCCAGTTTGCCGAGACCTTCGGCTCCTTTGGCGCCGAGCTGCCTGCACTGACCCTCTTCGTGCTCGCCTGCTCCGAGTTCGTGCAGGCCTACGCGCTGCTTATTGTTGCCGCCATCGTCGTCGCCGTGGTGTTGTTCGGCCAGGCCCGGCAACGTTCCAAACCCTTCGCCGACGGCCTCGACCGCGCGCTATTGAAGGCGCCGATCATCGGCTCAGTGGTCTACCAGTCGATCATGGCACGCTTCAGCCGCACCCTATCGACCACCTTCGCCGCCGGTGTACCACTGGTCGACGCCCTCGACTCGGTGGCCGGCGCCGCTGGCAACGACGTCTATTATCGCGCGATCAACAAGGTTAAGGAGGAGGTCACCTCGGGCAACACCCTCAACGCCTCGATCAAAGCCACCGACCTGTTCCCCAACCTGTTAATCCAGATGGTCGCCATCGGCGAGGAGTCCGGTGCCCTCGATGAGATGCTGGCGAAAGTCGCCAACCACTACGAAGAGGAAGTCGACAACGCCGTCGACAGCCTCACCTCGCTGATGGAACCGCTGATCATGTCGGTGCTCGGCGGTGTTGTCGGGGTGCTACTACTGGCGATGTACATGCCGATATTCACCATCGGTCAGGTCATGTAA
- a CDS encoding prepilin peptidase — protein sequence MLYLEYFQHHPMTAIAVVLIISLLVGSFLNVVIYRLPLMMYRDWKQQVEEFDESELPKLPTAERFNLATPNSSCPHCGHKIRPWENIPVVSYLLQRGRCSSCQQPISLRYPLVEAVTALLSALVIYQLGFTIAGLVAVAFTWVLVALTLIDADHKLLPDSLTLPLLWAALIANYFGLFADFGDAFWGAIAGYLALWSVYWLFKLLTGKEGMGYGDFKLLAFLGAWMGWQALPLILILSAGVGAILGVAMIVLSKRDSQTTIPFGPYLACAGYIALLWGDTITQHYLQFAGLN from the coding sequence ATGTTGTACCTCGAATACTTTCAACACCACCCGATGACGGCTATCGCCGTCGTCCTGATTATCAGCCTGCTCGTCGGCAGCTTCCTCAACGTGGTGATCTATCGGCTGCCGCTGATGATGTACCGCGACTGGAAACAGCAAGTCGAGGAGTTCGACGAGAGCGAGCTACCGAAGCTACCCACGGCCGAGCGCTTTAATCTGGCCACGCCCAACTCCAGCTGCCCGCACTGCGGCCACAAGATTCGCCCGTGGGAGAACATCCCCGTCGTCAGCTATCTGCTGCAGCGCGGCCGCTGTAGCAGCTGCCAACAACCGATCTCACTGCGCTATCCTCTCGTCGAGGCGGTCACTGCGCTGCTCTCCGCCCTGGTCATCTACCAACTCGGCTTCACCATCGCCGGCCTCGTTGCCGTCGCGTTCACCTGGGTGCTGGTGGCGCTGACGCTGATCGATGCCGACCACAAGCTGCTACCCGACAGCCTCACCCTACCGCTATTGTGGGCGGCGCTGATCGCCAACTACTTCGGCCTGTTCGCCGATTTCGGTGACGCCTTCTGGGGCGCTATCGCCGGCTACCTGGCGCTGTGGTCCGTCTACTGGCTGTTCAAACTACTGACCGGCAAGGAAGGCATGGGCTACGGCGACTTCAAGCTACTGGCCTTCCTCGGCGCCTGGATGGGTTGGCAGGCACTGCCGCTGATCCTGATCCTCTCCGCCGGTGTCGGCGCCATCTTGGGCGTGGCGATGATCGTACTCAGCAAGCGCGACAGCCAGACCACGATCCCCTTCGGCCCCTACCTCGCCTGCGCCGGTTATATCGCCCTGCTCTGGGGCGACACCATTACCCAGCACTATCTGCAGTTTGCCGGCCTCAACTAG
- the coaE gene encoding dephospho-CoA kinase (Dephospho-CoA kinase (CoaE) performs the final step in coenzyme A biosynthesis.), which produces MYIVGLAGGIGSGKTAVSDRFQQLGIEVIDADVAARTVVEPGQPALAKICAQFGDDILLADGQLDRAQLRQRIFSDPEAKSWLEGLLHPLIGEEIFRQLGAARSHYCLFVSPLLFESGQNSLCDRVLLVDVPREIQLSRTMARDNNSRGQVEAILAQQASRETRLEQADDVILNDRDLDHLEGEVARLHRYYLLEAERKADASS; this is translated from the coding sequence ATGTATATCGTCGGCCTAGCCGGTGGCATCGGCAGCGGCAAGACCGCCGTCAGCGACCGCTTTCAACAACTCGGCATCGAAGTCATCGACGCCGATGTCGCCGCCCGCACCGTGGTCGAGCCCGGCCAACCGGCGCTGGCGAAGATCTGCGCCCAGTTCGGCGACGACATCTTACTCGCCGACGGCCAGCTCGACCGCGCCCAGCTGCGCCAACGCATCTTCAGCGACCCGGAGGCTAAGAGCTGGCTGGAGGGATTGCTGCACCCGCTCATCGGCGAGGAGATCTTTCGCCAGCTCGGCGCCGCCCGCAGCCACTACTGCCTGTTTGTATCGCCGCTGCTGTTTGAATCTGGGCAAAACAGCCTCTGCGATCGCGTGCTGCTGGTGGATGTGCCACGTGAGATTCAGCTCAGCCGCACCATGGCCAGGGACAACAACAGTAGAGGTCAGGTAGAGGCGATCCTCGCACAACAGGCGAGCCGCGAGACCCGGCTAGAGCAGGCCGACGACGTCATTCTCAACGACCGCGATCTCGATCATTTAGAGGGTGAAGTTGCGCGCCTACACCGGTATTATCTGCTCGAAGCCGAACGCAAGGCCGACGCTTCAAGTTAG
- a CDS encoding DNA gyrase inhibitor YacG, giving the protein MSQSHASNEPIVNCPSCQQPTPYSRDNASRPFCSKRCKDADFIDWSNEERTIQGSSVYDDVLSGDLESPEGY; this is encoded by the coding sequence ATGAGCCAAAGCCACGCCAGCAACGAGCCAATCGTTAACTGCCCCAGCTGTCAGCAACCCACGCCTTACAGCCGCGACAACGCCAGCCGGCCATTTTGCAGCAAGCGCTGCAAGGATGCCGACTTTATCGATTGGAGCAATGAGGAGCGCACGATTCAGGGTAGCTCGGTCTATGATGACGTACTCTCCGGCGACCTCGAATCACCGGAAGGCTACTAA
- a CDS encoding (deoxy)nucleoside triphosphate pyrophosphohydrolase produces MQEGVDGMPKEALDVVLAVIVHPGRRHCLLSKRPEGVHLAGHWEFPGGKVGLTEGLQAALTREVREELGLVVSTADSRLFNSLNHSYPERDVCLHTYLVEGVASEAYLPLGEDGVGSEGQLTRWVAFSRLGDYDFPAANAPIVAALKRNRW; encoded by the coding sequence TTGCAAGAGGGCGTGGACGGCATGCCTAAAGAGGCGCTAGATGTGGTATTAGCCGTCATCGTGCACCCGGGCCGCCGCCATTGTCTGCTGTCGAAGCGTCCAGAGGGCGTCCATCTCGCCGGTCACTGGGAGTTTCCCGGTGGCAAGGTGGGGCTCACCGAGGGCTTGCAGGCGGCGCTGACGCGTGAAGTGCGGGAAGAGCTCGGTCTGGTGGTTTCGACGGCGGATAGTCGTCTGTTTAATAGTCTTAATCACAGCTACCCCGAGCGGGACGTCTGTCTGCATACCTATCTGGTCGAGGGGGTGGCGAGCGAGGCTTACCTGCCGCTGGGTGAGGACGGTGTCGGCAGCGAGGGGCAGTTGACGCGCTGGGTTGCCTTCAGTCGCCTCGGTGACTACGACTTTCCCGCGGCCAACGCGCCGATCGTGGCGGCACTCAAGCGGAACCGCTGGTAA
- the argJ gene encoding bifunctional glutamate N-acetyltransferase/amino-acid acetyltransferase ArgJ, with product MAVGNGDLPQFYPVAGFRLGTSSGGIKTPGRKDVVVMELCSRATTAAVFTQNAFCAAPVVVAKRNLAAHQPSYFLVNTGNANAGTGEAGLRAAEDCCEALAKVVDDNSNAILPFSTGVIGESLPVDKVVSALPDAVDKLSEEGWQEAASGIMTTDTRPKGATSRLHLDGKQCVISGITKGAGMIKPNMATMLGYVATDAKVPQPLLQQILTHAVNQSFNRITIDGDTSTNDALTLTATGEGELLIDGSDPALLAAFQDEITSVCIELAQLLVRDGEGASKFVTVDVSGGVDEAECLRVAYTIAESPLVKTALFASDPNWGRLLAAIGRAGIEGLDVSKIDVSLSGILIAEKGERAASYSEEKGQEAMDQEEIVIEVTLGRGDAATKVWTSDLSHEYVRINAEYRT from the coding sequence ATGGCAGTCGGCAACGGTGATCTACCCCAGTTCTACCCCGTGGCGGGGTTTCGTTTAGGCACCAGCAGTGGCGGCATCAAAACGCCCGGGCGCAAAGATGTGGTGGTGATGGAGCTGTGTAGTCGTGCAACGACGGCGGCGGTCTTTACCCAAAATGCCTTCTGTGCGGCGCCAGTAGTGGTCGCCAAGCGCAATCTCGCCGCGCATCAGCCGAGCTATTTTCTGGTCAACACCGGTAACGCTAATGCGGGCACGGGCGAAGCCGGGCTGCGCGCCGCGGAAGATTGTTGCGAGGCCCTAGCCAAGGTGGTCGACGACAACAGTAATGCGATACTGCCGTTCTCGACCGGGGTGATCGGTGAGTCGTTGCCTGTGGATAAGGTCGTCAGCGCGCTGCCGGATGCTGTCGATAAGCTCAGTGAAGAGGGGTGGCAGGAGGCAGCCAGTGGCATCATGACTACGGATACGCGGCCAAAGGGCGCGACCAGCCGGTTGCACCTCGACGGCAAGCAGTGCGTGATTAGCGGTATCACCAAGGGCGCGGGGATGATTAAGCCGAACATGGCGACCATGTTGGGTTATGTGGCGACGGACGCCAAGGTGCCGCAGCCGCTGTTGCAACAGATACTGACCCACGCGGTGAATCAGAGCTTCAACCGCATTACTATCGATGGCGACACCTCGACCAACGACGCACTCACCCTGACCGCCACCGGCGAGGGCGAGCTGCTGATCGATGGCAGTGATCCGGCGCTACTCGCGGCTTTTCAGGACGAGATCACCAGCGTCTGTATTGAGTTGGCGCAGCTGCTGGTGCGTGATGGTGAGGGGGCGAGTAAGTTTGTCACTGTCGATGTCAGCGGCGGCGTCGATGAGGCAGAGTGTCTGCGTGTCGCCTATACCATTGCCGAGTCGCCGCTGGTGAAGACGGCGCTGTTTGCCTCCGACCCTAACTGGGGCCGGTTGTTGGCGGCGATCGGCCGTGCTGGCATCGAAGGTCTTGATGTCAGTAAGATCGACGTCAGCCTCAGCGGCATCCTGATCGCGGAGAAGGGCGAGCGTGCCGCAAGTTACAGTGAGGAGAAGGGCCAGGAGGCGATGGATCAGGAGGAGATTGTTATCGAGGTGACACTGGGTCGTGGCGATGCGGCGACCAAGGTGTGGACCAGTGACCTTTCCCACGAGTACGTGCGTATCAATGCCGAGTATCGTACCTGA
- the secA gene encoding preprotein translocase subunit SecA, producing the protein MIVRLLRKVLGTKNDRELKRMRKLVVQINAYEEAVSALSDEQLQGKTPEFKQQLADGKTLDEILPEAFAVCREASKRVMGMRHFDVQLIGGITLHEGRIAEMRTGEGKTLVATLPVYLNALAGEGVHVVTVNDYLATRDANWMRPLYEFMGLTVGTVVPQQDPVSKRAAYASDIIYGTNNEFGFDYLRDNMAFAAEERFQRKLSFAIIDEVDSILIDEARTPLIISGPAEDHSELYRKVNTFIPSLQEAPEAEEGAELVGDYTIDEKQRQVELTESGHTVVEEWMVSQKLLEEGDSLYSSSNLTLLHHVHTALKAHILFQRDVDYIVQEKQVVLIDEHTGRTMQGRRLSEGLHQAIEAKEGVEIQSESQTLASTTFQNYFRLYDKLGGMTGTADTEAFEFHQIYGLDVIVLPTNREVLRKDLNDLIYLSKQEKFDAVVEDIREYQTKGVPTLVGTASIESSEELHRLLVKHKINHQVLNAKFHSKEADIIAQAGRPGAVTIATNMAGRGTDIVLGGNLEAEIAALVNPTEAKIAELTEAWEQRHQAVLDAGGLHIIGTERHESRRIDNQLRGRAGRQGDPGLSRFYLSLEDNLMRIFASDRVKNFMQALGMEKGEAIEHRMVTNAIEKAQKKVEGRNFDMRKQLLEFDDVANDQRQVIYQQRNALLEQENVNEMLSTIREDVVSSLVAEYVPPQSVEDMWDVPALEQQLNADFGLELPVQQWLDEDDDLHGESLQKKLVESVEAAYQEKSAMVGEQMNQFEKHIMLQVLDSLWKEHLATMDALRNGIHLRAYAQKNPKQEYKRESFELFQEMLENFKHEVVCFMSKVQVRDEDAERIEQQRREQQQAQQQLDMQHAETAALGMSEEGEAEGAETAKQVPVRTAQKVGRNDPCPCGSGQKFKQCHGKL; encoded by the coding sequence ATGATTGTCCGCTTGTTAAGAAAAGTTTTAGGTACTAAGAACGATCGCGAATTAAAGCGAATGCGCAAATTAGTCGTACAGATCAATGCGTATGAAGAGGCCGTCTCGGCCTTGAGTGATGAGCAGTTGCAGGGGAAGACTCCTGAATTTAAGCAGCAACTTGCAGACGGCAAAACTTTAGATGAGATTCTGCCGGAAGCCTTCGCAGTCTGCCGTGAGGCCAGTAAGCGTGTGATGGGCATGCGTCATTTTGACGTTCAGCTGATCGGTGGTATCACCCTGCATGAGGGACGTATCGCCGAGATGCGCACCGGTGAAGGTAAGACACTGGTAGCAACACTCCCGGTTTACCTAAACGCTCTTGCCGGGGAAGGCGTTCACGTTGTTACCGTGAATGACTATCTCGCCACGCGTGATGCCAACTGGATGCGCCCACTCTATGAGTTCATGGGGCTGACCGTCGGTACCGTGGTACCGCAACAGGATCCAGTGAGTAAGCGCGCGGCCTATGCTAGCGACATTATTTACGGTACCAACAACGAGTTCGGCTTCGATTACCTGCGTGACAATATGGCTTTTGCCGCCGAGGAACGCTTCCAGCGTAAGCTCAGTTTTGCCATTATCGATGAGGTCGACTCGATTCTCATTGATGAGGCGCGCACGCCGTTGATTATTTCCGGTCCGGCGGAAGATCACTCAGAGCTGTACCGCAAGGTTAATACCTTCATCCCCAGTTTGCAGGAGGCGCCAGAGGCAGAAGAAGGCGCCGAGCTGGTGGGTGACTACACCATCGATGAAAAGCAGCGCCAAGTTGAGCTGACTGAGTCGGGCCATACTGTGGTCGAAGAGTGGATGGTGTCGCAGAAACTGCTGGAAGAGGGCGATAGCCTCTACTCCAGTAGTAACCTGACATTGTTGCATCACGTGCATACGGCATTGAAGGCACACATCTTATTCCAGCGTGATGTCGACTATATCGTGCAGGAAAAGCAGGTGGTGTTAATCGACGAGCACACCGGTCGTACCATGCAGGGGCGCCGTCTTTCTGAGGGCTTGCACCAGGCGATTGAGGCAAAGGAGGGTGTTGAAATTCAGTCGGAGAGTCAGACGCTGGCTTCGACCACCTTCCAGAACTATTTCCGTCTCTACGACAAGCTCGGTGGCATGACCGGTACTGCTGACACCGAGGCCTTCGAATTTCACCAGATTTACGGCCTCGATGTTATCGTACTGCCGACCAATCGCGAGGTTTTACGTAAAGACTTAAACGACCTCATCTACTTGAGCAAGCAAGAGAAGTTTGATGCTGTGGTAGAGGACATTCGCGAGTATCAGACCAAGGGCGTGCCAACGTTAGTCGGTACCGCTTCGATCGAGTCTTCAGAAGAATTGCACCGCCTATTGGTCAAGCACAAGATCAACCACCAGGTACTGAACGCCAAATTCCACTCGAAAGAGGCCGATATCATCGCTCAGGCCGGTCGTCCTGGTGCGGTCACTATCGCCACAAACATGGCTGGTCGTGGTACCGACATCGTCTTGGGCGGTAACCTCGAGGCTGAAATCGCCGCGTTGGTCAACCCAACCGAGGCGAAGATTGCCGAGCTGACTGAGGCTTGGGAGCAGCGTCATCAGGCGGTACTCGATGCGGGTGGTCTGCACATTATTGGTACTGAGCGTCATGAGTCACGCCGTATCGATAATCAGCTACGTGGTCGTGCCGGTCGTCAGGGTGACCCAGGACTGTCGCGTTTCTATCTGTCGCTGGAAGATAACTTAATGCGCATCTTTGCCTCTGATCGGGTGAAGAACTTCATGCAAGCCTTAGGCATGGAGAAGGGTGAGGCGATCGAGCACCGTATGGTCACCAATGCCATCGAGAAGGCGCAGAAGAAGGTCGAGGGACGTAACTTCGACATGCGTAAGCAGTTGCTGGAGTTTGACGATGTGGCAAACGATCAGCGTCAGGTCATCTATCAGCAGCGCAACGCCTTACTCGAGCAGGAAAATGTCAACGAGATGCTCAGCACTATTCGCGAAGATGTGGTGTCGTCGCTGGTGGCGGAGTATGTGCCGCCGCAGAGTGTTGAAGATATGTGGGATGTGCCGGCGCTTGAGCAGCAACTGAATGCCGATTTTGGCCTAGAGCTGCCGGTTCAGCAGTGGCTCGATGAAGACGATGATCTACACGGTGAGTCGCTACAAAAGAAGCTAGTTGAGTCAGTTGAAGCTGCCTACCAAGAGAAGTCGGCGATGGTCGGCGAGCAGATGAATCAGTTTGAGAAGCACATCATGCTGCAGGTGCTCGACTCGCTGTGGAAAGAGCATCTGGCGACGATGGATGCACTGCGTAATGGTATTCATCTGCGCGCTTATGCACAGAAGAATCCGAAGCAGGAATACAAGCGCGAGTCGTTCGAACTGTTCCAGGAAATGTTGGAGAACTTTAAGCATGAAGTGGTTTGCTTCATGTCGAAGGTGCAGGTGCGTGATGAGGATGCCGAGCGCATCGAGCAGCAGCGTCGTGAGCAGCAACAGGCTCAGCAGCAGCTGGATATGCAGCATGCCGAGACTGCCGCACTGGGCATGAGTGAAGAGGGAGAGGCCGAGGGTGCTGAGACGGCTAAGCAGGTGCCAGTGCGTACCGCGCAGAAGGTCGGTCGTAACGACCCCTGTCCTTGCGGCTCCGGTCAGAAGTTTAAGCAGTGCCACGGCAAGCTCTAA
- a CDS encoding M23 family metallopeptidase encodes MKIIVVSDRGDRSYSFHLTPLSRALMGIFFLLLLSMASLLSYQLWQNSSITVLDSQGSEAWVARLDQQGSDVEALRESAQRDLSALTLQLANLQSRLLRLDALGQRVAKLTKLDSGEFDFSATPAVGGPAAESEQQLDYQPPAFMDLINQMSVEINDREQQLRILEDIISNKQQANERFISGRPIVKGWMSSPYGHRTDPFSGKIAMHHGIDFAGEEGSSVIAVAGGVVTWAGRRSGYGVLVEINHGDGYKTRYAHNAKVLVKVGDIVKKGDAISLMGSTGRSTGPHVHFEVLKNDAKVNPARFVYRASR; translated from the coding sequence ATGAAGATTATTGTTGTTAGTGATCGTGGTGATCGCTCTTATTCCTTCCATCTAACGCCGCTTAGCCGGGCGCTCATGGGTATTTTCTTTCTGTTGCTATTGTCGATGGCATCGCTGCTGAGTTATCAACTTTGGCAGAACTCGTCCATCACCGTGCTTGATTCGCAGGGTAGTGAGGCCTGGGTGGCGCGACTAGATCAGCAGGGCAGTGATGTGGAGGCGCTGCGTGAAAGCGCACAGCGAGATTTATCGGCTCTTACCTTACAGTTAGCAAACCTGCAGAGCCGCCTGCTGCGTCTGGATGCTCTCGGTCAACGAGTGGCCAAGCTAACTAAGCTCGACAGTGGCGAGTTTGACTTCTCGGCGACACCGGCCGTCGGTGGCCCGGCGGCAGAATCGGAACAGCAGCTTGACTATCAGCCTCCTGCCTTTATGGACTTGATCAACCAGATGTCTGTGGAGATCAACGATCGTGAGCAGCAGTTACGGATTCTAGAGGATATCATCAGCAACAAGCAGCAGGCGAATGAGCGCTTTATTTCTGGCCGGCCGATTGTGAAGGGCTGGATGTCGTCACCTTACGGTCACCGAACAGACCCTTTTAGCGGCAAGATAGCGATGCATCATGGTATCGACTTCGCTGGCGAGGAGGGCTCTTCGGTTATTGCTGTTGCTGGCGGCGTGGTGACTTGGGCGGGGCGGCGCAGTGGCTACGGTGTATTGGTGGAGATCAATCACGGCGATGGTTATAAAACACGATATGCCCACAATGCCAAGGTGTTAGTTAAAGTGGGGGACATTGTGAAGAAAGGTGACGCTATCTCTCTGATGGGCTCGACGGGGCGCTCTACTGGGCCGCACGTACATTTCGAAGTGTTAAAGAACGATGCCAAGGTGAACCCGGCGCGCTTTGTTTACCGGGCGAGTCGTTAG